A region of Bradyrhizobium sp. CCBAU 53351 DNA encodes the following proteins:
- the repB gene encoding plasmid partitioning protein RepB — protein MSKRTDAIRGLFTAAPQTSPLSADNTAPAPLARVSSGAVRSLKESFSEVEKENQELRDKLTSGATIVEIDPGLIDPSPVSDRFRDDDTASYELLKQSISQIGQEVPVLVRKHPTMPGRYQSAYGHRRVRAARELGIAVKAILKPLSDEALVVAQGLENAPREDLSFIERAMFAMRIEDAGHKRAVVQDALAVDRAEASKLIAVARSIPPDIIDAIGKAPKVGRGRWQSFADLLADASVIDRVRAAIGDDKFAGRESDDRFLTVFSAANKPAATRQFARSSAVLASDGQRIAQVRQGDRELKLTIDKKVPALFADFLITQLPNLFETFCKSDRSEETTGA, from the coding sequence ATGAGCAAGCGCACGGATGCTATCAGGGGGCTTTTTACTGCCGCACCTCAGACGAGTCCGTTGTCAGCTGACAACACAGCACCAGCGCCGCTGGCGCGGGTGTCGTCAGGTGCTGTGCGCTCGCTGAAGGAATCTTTCTCAGAAGTTGAGAAGGAGAATCAGGAGCTTCGGGACAAGCTCACATCTGGCGCGACGATCGTAGAGATCGATCCCGGTCTGATAGATCCCTCGCCCGTGTCTGATCGTTTTCGCGACGACGACACGGCTTCTTACGAACTTCTCAAGCAATCGATTTCGCAGATCGGCCAGGAGGTTCCTGTCCTCGTCCGCAAGCATCCGACAATGCCGGGACGATATCAGAGCGCTTATGGTCATCGCCGGGTGCGTGCCGCGCGCGAGCTGGGTATTGCCGTCAAAGCGATCCTAAAACCGCTCTCCGACGAAGCCCTCGTCGTGGCACAAGGCCTTGAGAACGCGCCGCGGGAGGATTTGAGCTTCATCGAGCGCGCGATGTTCGCAATGCGCATCGAAGATGCCGGGCACAAGCGCGCAGTCGTTCAAGACGCGCTCGCAGTCGATAGGGCCGAAGCGTCAAAACTGATTGCGGTTGCGAGATCCATTCCGCCCGACATTATCGATGCTATTGGCAAGGCCCCAAAGGTTGGCCGCGGGCGATGGCAGAGCTTTGCTGATCTCTTGGCGGATGCGTCGGTGATCGACCGCGTAAGGGCGGCGATCGGGGACGACAAGTTCGCCGGCCGTGAGTCAGACGACAGATTTCTGACGGTGTTCTCGGCCGCGAATAAACCTGCTGCAACTCGCCAATTCGCGCGATCGTCTGCTGTGCTCGCCTCAGATGGACAGCGCATCGCTCAGGTCCGTCAGGGCGATCGAGAACTCAAGTTGACCATCGACAAGAAGGTCCCGGCGTTGTTCGCGGACTTTCTTATCACCCAGCTTCCGAACCTGTTCGAGACGTTTTGCAAATCGGACAGATCCGAGGAGACCACCGGGGCTTAG